The Gemmatimonadaceae bacterium genome has a window encoding:
- a CDS encoding Gfo/Idh/MocA family oxidoreductase: protein MEPLSRRLGVGFVGAGFNTRFHVQAFRAVRDADVLGVWSPRRESAESVAALARELDVGACKAYASITAMVADPAIEAIWLSGPNQARIENIEEIVEAIRSGKGTLRGLACEKPLARNVAEAKRVCELVESVGLKTGYLENQLFGPHVETGHKLLWARGAATTGRPYLARAAEEHSGPHTPWFWTGALQGGGTLTDMMCHSGLLIRHLLTKPGAPLSSVKPVKVTAHIASLKWSRPHYAEILRKNGVTVDYTKTPSEDFASMHVEFQTDDGHTVLGEATTSWSYVGPGLRLSAELLGPEYSMQWNSLNSGLNLFFSREVKGAAGEDLVEKQQAETGVMPVVPAEQLVYGYEGEDRHFARVFLGLEEPKLTFNDGLEVVKLLMTAYQSAEQGRTIDYPGENLDTFTSAVSRYEWQR from the coding sequence ATGGAGCCTCTGAGCAGGCGGCTGGGAGTCGGCTTCGTCGGCGCGGGATTCAACACGCGGTTCCACGTGCAGGCGTTCCGCGCGGTGCGGGACGCCGACGTGCTCGGCGTGTGGAGCCCGCGCCGCGAGAGTGCCGAGAGTGTGGCAGCGCTCGCGCGTGAGCTCGATGTGGGCGCCTGCAAGGCGTACGCGTCGATCACGGCGATGGTCGCCGACCCGGCCATCGAGGCGATCTGGCTGAGCGGGCCGAACCAGGCTCGCATCGAGAACATCGAGGAGATCGTCGAGGCGATCCGCAGCGGGAAGGGCACGCTGCGTGGCCTCGCCTGCGAGAAGCCGCTGGCGCGCAACGTCGCCGAGGCGAAGCGCGTGTGCGAGCTTGTCGAGAGCGTGGGGCTGAAGACGGGCTACCTCGAGAACCAGCTGTTCGGCCCGCACGTCGAGACGGGGCACAAGCTGCTGTGGGCGCGCGGCGCGGCCACCACCGGGCGCCCGTACCTCGCGCGTGCCGCCGAGGAGCACAGCGGGCCGCACACGCCGTGGTTCTGGACCGGCGCACTGCAGGGCGGTGGCACGCTCACCGACATGATGTGCCACTCCGGCCTGCTGATCCGGCACCTGCTGACGAAGCCGGGCGCCCCGCTCTCGTCGGTGAAGCCGGTGAAGGTCACCGCGCACATCGCGAGCCTGAAGTGGTCGCGCCCGCACTATGCCGAGATCCTGCGGAAGAACGGCGTGACGGTGGACTACACGAAGACGCCGTCGGAGGACTTCGCGAGCATGCACGTGGAGTTCCAGACCGATGACGGCCACACCGTGCTCGGCGAGGCCACCACGTCGTGGAGTTACGTCGGGCCCGGGTTGCGCCTCAGCGCCGAGCTGCTCGGCCCGGAGTACTCGATGCAGTGGAACTCGCTCAACTCGGGGCTCAACCTGTTCTTCAGCCGCGAGGTGAAGGGCGCCGCCGGTGAGGACCTGGTGGAGAAGCAGCAGGCGGAGACGGGCGTGATGCCGGTGGTGCCCGCCGAGCAGCTCGTGTACGGTTACGAGGGCGAGGACCGGCACTTCGCCCGCGTGTTTCTCGGGCTCGAGGAACCGAAGCTCACCTTCAACGACGGACTGGAAGTGGTGAAGCTCCTGATGACGGCGTACCAGAGCGCGGAGCAGGGGCGCACCATCGACTACCCCGGCGAGAACCTCGACACGTTCACGTCGGCGGTGTCGCGCTACGAGTGGCAGCGATGA